The Myotis daubentonii chromosome 9, mMyoDau2.1, whole genome shotgun sequence genome has a segment encoding these proteins:
- the LOC132241712 gene encoding F-box only protein 31-like, whose product MEECAGLCGVGSSWGCRCRQQCPGPAETAAAEDKRCRPERQGPAEMAAAESKRCRQECQGPAEMAAAKDKPAPAEKHVEADAAARCCAGSGGIVSPMPPPHCSLQDLPVEMLVEIFASLPGTDLLSLAQACTKFHHILHTDSIWRRRCREEYGVRGNLQNLEMIDMSYREVYAKLFPYRHILGLWQLDTKGYRTLLNVVVDGLCITGWTYGFSPNTHVDGPLQFKPAFRIRLMERQPATVECLEGLHIRPHNRQMQIQKDRLTLRCNNRDHRKVLTMRLRGERGRVLVQEDRNQYDCLTYRRLYLPPSHPGDLIRPGLFQGNYDVFGLMIAMLSFHGEYARLTKVTGNSNETSEIHLMRRIQLRDGEIFRSFNELSRVVQEIDDQVIREKQQKQQQQENGTEKSEGHGWQCPAQPSAQESGAAALEEQPVPFVLPVGVRLRNQNYPRTCRMCFYAVDTVTSYGSVSIRFPGVFILFDENHFGFIYLEVKYFILFGRVQNTFQNVEAPSPQAFLEMLKDIHSPTPGRSSLQI is encoded by the coding sequence atggaggagtgtgcTGGCCTCTGCGGCGTGGGCTCTTCGTGGGGATGTCGGTGTCGTCAGCAGTGCCCGGGCCCGGCTGAGACGGCAGCGGCCGAGGACAAGCGGTGTCGTCCGGagcgccagggcccagctgagatGGCAGCGGCCGAGAGCAAGCGGTGTCGTCAGGagtgccagggcccagctgagatGGCAGCGGCCAAGGACAAGCCAGCCCCGGCAGAAAAGCACGTGGAGGCGGACGCGGCAGCGCGGTGCTGTGCGGGGAGTGGAGGAATCGTGAGCCCCATGCCGCCCCCGcactgctcgctgcaggacctgccggtggagatgctggtggagatcttcgcctcgctccccggcaccgacctgctcagcctggcccaggcctgcaccaaattccaccacatcctgcacaccgacagcatctggagacggcgctgccgggaggagtATGGCGTTCGTGGAAACTTGCAGAACCTGGAGATGATCGATATGTCTTAtcgagaagtctatgcgaagctgttcccatacagacacattttgggattgtggcagctagATACTAAGGGCTATAGAACACTGCTGAATGTCGTGGTGGACGGCTTATGCATTACTGGTTGGACGTACGGGTTTTCCCCTAACACCCATGTGGATGGCCCACTGCAATTCAAGCCCGCGTTCAGAATTCGCCTGATGGAGAGGCAACCAGCCACGGTGGAGTGCTTGGAAGGCCTCCACATCAGGCCCCACAACCGCCAGATGCAGATTCAGAAGGACAGGCTCACCCTCCGGTGCAACAATAGAGACCACCGAAAGGTTTTAACAATGCGACTTAGGGGAGAACGGGGGCGGGTGCTGGTGCAGGAGGACAGAAATCAGTATGACTGCCTgacctaccgccgcctctacctcccgccgaGTCACCCGGGCGACCTCATccggccaggcctcttccaaggcaaCTACGATGTCTTCGGCCTAATGAttgccatgctcagcttccatggggAATATGCCAGGCTCACGAAGGTCACGGGAAACTCCAACGAGACCTCAGAGATCCACCTGatgcgccgcatccagctgcgagatggcgagatcttccgcagCTTCAACGAGCTCTCCCGCGTGGTCCAGGAGATTGATGACCAGGTGATCCGGGAGAagcagcagaagcagcagcagcaagaaaatGGGACTGAGAaaagcgagggccatggctggcagtgccctgcccagcccagcgcccaggagtccggggctgcagctttggaggagcagcctgtcccgtttgttctgcctgtgggcgtgcGCTTAAGAAACCAGAACTACCCccgaacctgcaggatgtgtttctatgccGTGGACACTGTTACCTCATATGGCTCAGTGTCCATACGCttccctggagtcttcatcctgttcgatgagaaccacttcgggttcatCTATCTGGAGGTGAAATACTTCATCCTAttcggcagagtccagaacaccttccagaatgtggaggcaccatccccgcaggccttcctggagatgctcaaggACATTCATTCCCCAacccctgggaggagcagcttgcaGATTTGA